Genomic segment of Schistocerca piceifrons isolate TAMUIC-IGC-003096 chromosome 1, iqSchPice1.1, whole genome shotgun sequence:
caaataagagaactacaaaaacaagcagccaaagtaggactacaaatatcctatgaaaaaacaaagtttataacaaacatctgtgatgctcctcaaaatattgcagttgacaacaacacaatacacaaaacagattcctttaagtacctaggagagtggattacatacaatgccaaagaaaagatagctatagaaactagagcgcacaaaatggaaagagtgtttcatatgaccaaaaacgtttataataaaaaatccttgtcctggaacacgaaattaagacactaccaaacagtggccagacctgaagctctctatgcggcagaaacacttaaactaacaagaaatggagatattgagaaactagagaaggtcgaaagaagaattttaaggaaaatactgggagctaaaagaaacgataatgctgaatacaggttaagaccaaacagagagctatatctgaaaatggagaaactaactgatgtaatgaggaagaggagactacagttttttggacatatattcagaatggataacaacagactaaccaagcggatattcacattactcaatagctacaaatccaagccagcatggttcatagagactgaaaaggacattgaaaatgctggagttacaatagacacaatagaaaacagaacacatttcagaaaggcagttcaaaaggcagaatttcaggagagaaagaaaataactagacgaaagtggactcaagaagaaagggaacaacactctaaaaggatgaaggaaatttggaaactgaagaaatctaatacaatgaagaggagccaaagttgattcatcgtaccctccaaatgggttattcggggggggggggaaatacacTATTGACAATCAGGCTGCAGTTAGACAAATGAATAAGTTGACTTTGAAGTGGATAtagggcttttttaaaaaaaacctatacTTAAATGACCCTTGTAGAACTTGATTTAATGATGTAACTATGCTGAAGTATGCTGAAGAATATATACATCATTGCTACAGCTTCCCTCAAGCATAGTGACAAATTCAGAATTAGTACAGGAGACAGACCAGGAGATTCCATATCATCAAATCATTCTCGGCATtcctagaaataattttcagccaCAACACGGGGGAATTTAAAAAAGTAGTTTGAGTTTATGGAACATACCTGAACCTCTTTTGCTTTACTCACGACACTGTACAGTTTGCCTTACTTAACACCTTATAGTATCATTAGCTATAATAAGATAACACTTTGGAAAGATAATCTTACAAAACAATGAGGTCCTACAATTAGAGTGTTTTTGTATTTGGAGACTCACTTCATtgacaacaaaagaaataaacagaagagtaaaaatggcCTGGTGCGGTTTTGATAAACTAAATCATTTACAAAACCAAGCTTTCAATGTGTGTGAAACATGGAGTTTACAGTCAGTAATCACCAGCCCTGACTTACAGAAGTGAAGAATGGACTTCTAGTGAAAGAGCTGAGAATTGCTTCATGACCAATGTAGATATGCATACTTATAACTATTAGAGGACACATGCAGCCAGACCCAATAACGAACAAACTGatgtaaataacaaaattattactttATTGAAAAGGAAATGAACATGAGCAGTACATGTAACCAGGCAAACGGACGGGACACAAATTGTGGAAGTTCTTTGTTGGATTCTAGGAGATGATAAACGATCCACATCATGACCTATGGGAAAGTGGATAGTTGACATTAGGAAACAAGAGCAACACAAATGTATATAGCTGCACACTGCAGGGAAAGGTTTTAAGTGCCCAAAACAAGCACTGGATGCTGAACGGCTGATGACAGTTCATGCTTATGAAATAAACAGTGGTTACATTGTATTCAGTAATCTGTTTTATCTTTAATATTTTGGTTCATACGTGTCATAAACTGTACAGATTATCCAATCAGAGCACTGAATCTATTGTTTAGATTATGACTTACATATTACAAGGGGAAAAAATACTTTTCTTTACactgcaacttttcttttcatctaCAGTTACCTGGAGTACTTACTATCTCTAATAATTGATTAGAAACACATGCAATTCTAATGTAAGTGTTTAAGAACAGTCTGACAACAGTATCAGGGGTATAACTTAATGTAAATCTGTATTGTGGTAGCTATTTAATTAGACAAATATGGGTGGCTGTCTTTCATTTTTGTATGTTATAATTCAGACTGTTCCTTGCAGTCTAGGAAATCTGATTGTaaacctcttctctgaagaaacaaAAATTACTATTTAAGTACTATAATCAAGCTATTTAATTGCACAGTGTTGTAAGTAAATGCTGGTAGGACACAAACATACCTATAGCAGCTGTCATCCATGAAGTACTTTGAATCTACTTTTGTCTGATTTGTCAAGTATGGTAGAACATCTTCCACTGTCTTAGCCCAAGTATATAAACATGCACTGCCGAAAATAGCGAGTCCTCCACCTCCCAGAGCAACATGAGCCTCCATTGCAGATAGCATTTCTGTATATGTATTTGGAACAGTTCCATCAGTTGGTGGGTTGTACCGAGTACATGACAGAAATGCCAAAAACTTTCGATTATTGCTACCAAGAGAAGACATCATTAGTTCTCTCCCAAAGTGTTCCCACAGTTCATGCGGGTTCATTTTTCGCGCTTTTTCGTGTGAAAGTTGACTGTGAAAAGTTACACAGTCCGGAGCTGATGGGTCTATGTCTGTTTCAAGTTGAAAAGTCTTACGACCAAAATTACAGTCATACAGTTTCTCTGCAATAACCGTTTGAATTAATTTAGCTCCAAGTGCTATTCTTTCGCAAGCACTTCTGATTGAATTTTCAACGCCGGCAGGAGCTTGGAATTTACCGTCGTGACCATGGCATACGATATAAAGCGGAATAACAGAAAGTGATGTTTTCCTAGGTTTGTAATGAAGTTTTAACTCTAACGTTCGTCCACAACATTCTACAACGAGTTCATTTTCTTCTAAACTTAACTCAACCAAGCATTTGAACCTAAAATTTATAATAGGCCATTGCGTTGTTTTAGACAAGCCCGAAAAATTGTTAAActgttttattttacagttttgaggAACACACAGACTATTGTTTTTATTGGTTACTCCACCTTTAATAAGAACTACAGAATAACACAATACTTCTCCGCATTGCAGATTGGAGACAAAGATATCGTGATCTGCACTATTACAAGTACTAATCCCTGTTCCCTGAGTATTTACTTTCTCCATCTCGCAATCGAGATGCATAGCCTACAAAGTCACTAATAAATGAACTCAAATTACTAGCGACACATGCATATTTCACATACAATAGACCTGCAGCCTTTACTACTTGTCACTTAATTGAGCCTTTCCACGCCTCCCTCCCACGCACGAAACTAATTTTGACAGACAGGGTTGCCACAATGCAGACGTAAAAGTGGCCGGCGACAAGCAAGAGTTTGCGCAGATGGATCGCAGCGTGTTGACGTAAGTTGGGTGAAAATGAGAGACCTGCGCAGATGTAAGTTGGAGGCTTGAACGAAATTACATAGCTGTGGGTGCAGCAGATCACAACTGTACAGACAGATTGTAGCGTTCGAACCGGAGATCGCTGCAAATCTGGAGCGCAAAATGTGTTTCAGTCAGCTGTTTGTTTAGTCTAGTGTTTTTCACCTTTGATTACACGGTAATTCTAAAATGTAGAACAAATGTCTTTATTTCTGTCTATGATCAAAAACTTGTTAGGTGATCGGACTACCGgtttcatcttcagatctgcagagaAACATGAGAAAAGCATAAATACAACTGGTgaattgtctacagcttaaaacaacaaAGTAGGTCGTTATGAAAAGCattactgacatacatgtgaaAATTGTGTGCATTAAATATGACGAGGCATACCTGCTTTAAAAATATGTGCTAGTATAATGGAGCCAAAGTGGCATCGTCAaaagataaatataaaattagGTCAGCACCGCCGACAAATATTAAAGTATGGTATACACTAGAGTCATCCTTTTAACAACGCTACTGTTCCAAACAAAGTGCCGTACAGGAGCCACAAAATGTTTATGTCGCAAGCTCGTCAGATGTCGCTACTGTAGATGTGCATATATTCTCCAATAATACAATTGTACAGTATGGAATAAAAAGAAGAATACGACTGATAAAATCTGTAGTGGGCTTACCAGATGTATAtataattacagtaataaaatgcaataaatataAAACATGACCAAGGTTAGATTGTTGAAAAGGAAAAAGTTAAGAGACAAAAATTCTGAAACGCCATTGTGGCGAATTTAAACTAAAAATGTAGTGACATACATAAGAACAAGCTTATGGAGTTCACAGAATAATATAGAAATGATGAAAGAAATAGGGAAAGAAGTGAAATGAATGTAAACAGACTGTAGTAACTAATAAGCACCCTCTgttggtgtaaccgccagaatgtcgcATAGGCGAGAAGCGGCCAAAGGAGCTTAAGTGTGTGGAATCTGTGCCAAGTAGGACTGACAGGggttattgaatgtatacagaaatGGGGAGTACAAataatcacaggtttgtttgatccaaggGAGAGtgtacagagatgctgaaggaactgaactggaagactcttgaagatagacataaacgaTCCCAAGAAAGTCTGTTGTCAAACTTTAAGGAACCAGATTTAAATGACGACCCTAGGAATGTATTACAATCCTCTGTGTATTGCTCACCTAGGGATCTTTAGtaaaatattagaataattactgcactgaCAGAGGCATTCACACAACAATTTTTCCTGTGTCCGTACATGaatagaatgggaagaaaccctaaaaactggtacagtgggacataccgaCTGTCATTCACctcatggtggcttgcagagtctaGATATAGAGGTAGATATGGTCAGAGGAACTTAACCACCAACCCTGCAACATGCTGTTCCTATGGGAAAAAATGATAATACACAGTACCAGTCAGTTAACAAGATTATCTAGTTAATGAAATATATTATATAAACAGATAAGGGACAAGAAAACACATGAGTAATAAGCTCAATGAAGTAAATGTATAAAGCAGTCTATACCAGGTGAACACAAAGGCAAGATATATATGAAAGAGGCATTCAGTGATTGAAGTCTTACATTGTCAAACgaagcaaagtaggcattgggcaTAAAATCGCTCTGTTGACTGAGCACTTTTCTTGGCTCttgttttttcgctttgtaaatttCAAGCTCTTCTAACAGATTGAGAGCGTAGCCTTTTTGCAACTTATGGAGAATACACATATTGTTCTCAATGCCCCCCTACAGAATGACCACTTTCTGATTAACACAACCCCAAGGCAGTCCTGTTAAGCTGCTGTGGATGCTCCTTAAACCTTACGTTTAAAACCAGCCAATTTGGCCGATATAATTTTTATCACAATTATTACAATCAATCCTGTGTATTCCAGAGCTAACAAATTTATCATGTGCCATATTCAAAGTATGCTTTACTTGCAGTTTTAGGGCTTTGTTAACTTGAAAGTCACATCTAACATGAGATTTTCTGAAACATCttgctattttctaagatatttTGCCATGAAATTTCATTGGAATGATTTCCATTCATTCTCTATTGATTCTACTTTCTTGCTAAGTGTACATCTGCCTTCTATTTATTATACTTTTCTTTAGCCTATTGTAAT
This window contains:
- the LOC124714339 gene encoding putative zinc metalloproteinase C607.06c, whose translation is MHLDCEMEKVNTQGTGISTCNSADHDIFVSNLQCGEVLCYSVVLIKGGVTNKNNSLCVPQNCKIKQFNNFSGLSKTTQWPIINFRFKCLVELSLEENELVVECCGRTLELKLHYKPRKTSLSVIPLYIVCHGHDGKFQAPAGVENSIRSACERIALGAKLIQTVIAEKLYDCNFGRKTFQLETDIDPSAPDCVTFHSQLSHEKARKMNPHELWEHFGRELMMSSLGSNNRKFLAFLSCTRYNPPTDGTVPNTYTEMLSAMEAHVALGGGGLAIFGSACLYTWAKTVEDVLPYLTNQTKVDSKYFMDDSCYRGTYGSCFSTTLGSALHELGHTFDLGHSSDGIMGRGFDNIDLVFTVPKNDNENRTSSKTCAHIAKPVFRELSQNSTVCLTRLLQVSYTVTPLEEKLKQKQENINRRADFNSTENVHNAKLHGTDKKFASQSGNNFEKTNSLQNKKPNYTTEKLMDISDHTYWSKSCAALLSYHRWFNDYTDKFSGELVLDSVRNVIESSVGIRVVEIRDGSGQILCDWQFLEEKKVTEFALPSEVYSEAGQLLVAEDSAGNILKHPLPFYAVSASVP